CCAACAAATTTTAGActgtattttcaatgagaaatatTAATGAAAGAGATTGCTAGGGTAATCCTTACAAGATAATCTCCCAAAGCTTACCTTTCATTGTTCTCATGGAATTAACATAAAAATCATTTTAGGAAATACAAAGACTGAAAATTGTTACAAACATTGAATACTTAGAATCTTAGCTTCCTGTCAAGTTCTTTTGGATGATGAATTTCCAAGTAatcataaattcatatatgatataATACCTTATCaattccttctccctcttccaCTCTTCACCTCCCTTCCCTCTCTGCATGAATGACTTTGTTCACGAACTTGAGCTTTTCCTAAACGAGAGAGCAGCATCGATGATGCAAAAGAAGACCCTCTCTCTTATGTTCCTATTGTTGAGCCCAAGTTTCTTTTTTGTGGCTCAACTCCTGAGATGGATCACCAAAGCCCTTCATGCCCTCTTTGACCATTGAACACCAGCTGGGATGAGCTAAATGGGTGAGCTCGGTGGCTGGCATGGAAACGGGTCTTCTTAAGCGTCAGCTAGGGGTTGCTTCGATGAGACATACATATCATCGGAGCTTCTCCTAAAGGAGAGAGAAGGGGGAATGAATGGATGGGGGAGGGGAGGAATTGGTTATGTGATATCTCCCATATGAGATTATGTTTAATTCTTGTTATAATTCTTActatgagattatgtttattgcaTGAAATTACAATGAAGATCGGAAAGTGCAAGGGAAGGTAACTTACTGCTTTCACTTGCCCTCGCAAGAGAACATGGGTGATGTGAAGTCTTATCCGAATCTAAAACGATACAATGGGTCGCTTTGTTCATCCCCTTTTACCTGTAACTTTGGTATTTATGCTTGTCCTTGTTGTTGTTGACCTTCCTCCAACCATTGTCTTATAATGACCCCGATAAGATGCTTAAGATCGTCGAATGCCGTAAATATTGAGTACACACATTGGTAGGAAAGAGCATGAAGATCTTTATGATCCATCTGAAGTGCCAACCCATCTTTGTGATCCATTTGATGGAGCAGTTTGCATGTTCTTCGTAGTCATGCCTGTCAAGAGATTTGAAGTGACGTGGTCGATGTATGCGAAAGCATGGTTTGCTTTTGATGCTAATGGAACTATCCAGTATTTTCAAAGACATTCGGGTATTCGCCTAGGTGCTCGAGCGAGATGAGGCAAGACCTAAATGCTTTACATTACCTTGGGCGAGGCGTTTCGACGAAGCCTTGGTTTCGAACGAAATTACGGGTGTTTCAATGAAGCCTAGGCGTTTCGATGAAATTACGGATGCTCGCTTGAGCCTAAGTCTCGAACACTTTGGGCGAGTGCTTGAGTAAAGTTGGGTTAGTGTTCGAGCCTAGTTATTTTGAATAAGCAAGTTCGTTTAATCAAACCAACTAATGTTACCTTAACATAAAACCTGCACCATTCCACGCCCAAGCCACTAAAATAAACCCAAAGTGAAACCCTACGTCTATCGTTGTCGTCTTCATCCGTAATTTCACTGTCGCCACCTTCATCTACACTAGTTAGAAACCTCTTTAGCATAGATCTTCATCAAATACACTTTCTTGATCATATTctaattctcttaagagttagaATTTACGAGTTTTAAGTTCACCTACGTAGAAATCTCACATTGATATGAAAACACTACTTCGAAGTTAATACTCAATTCaaattttatcttcttttgaaaaCATTACTAAaacataacaatatatatatatatatatatatatatatatatatatatatatatattggaagtcAGTGATATAAGGACCAATCAATGAATATACACGTACATATAAAAATTAGGGATATAAGATTGTTTAAATCTATATCATTCACGAATCTTAAGGCGGTTCACGAGATAtcatttaaaattcaaaaaaatgatCAGTGTGGTTTTATCTTACAAATAAAAACTGTTCTTATAACTTTGATTCggtcttttttttatttcatcaaaaCTGACTCCTTTTAAGCTGTCATTTTCTTAAGCGTTCATCCATTTTCATCAACAATCTCAATGCGGCGCTCGGAGGAATGGAGGGTAGTGATGAGAGATCGGGACGAGTTGGAGAGGATCCCGAATTCGTTCTTCTATTCTTCATCGTCACACATCGACGAAGCTGGCGTCGGTGATTGGGATGAGCGAGtgggagtgagagagagagagagagagatcagtgaGAGCGGTACGAAGCGATCCGACCCTTCGCCTTGGCGCTCTCCCCCGCCCTTTGTGGCTGGACGATGGAGTACAGAAGAATCAAGGATCAGGTAACTCTCGCGTGCTTCTCCGATCGGGTTTCGGATGCGAATCTGGCATCGATTTCGCTGGATCTCCTCGGAACCATACGAAAGCTTACGAAAGAAGGGTTCCTGAGACCCTCTTCTGTGAGATTCTGGATCTGTTCGCGGAATTAGATGTAAAGGAACTACTCCAAGAATGCATTAACCCCTTTCCTAGGTCTTTCCTTCATTGCCGTTCGGGATATCTGCTTGCATTTTCCCTATATTTATCCTTTGACCGGAGATCTAAAAGGGTTTCGTGGCTGCTTGCGTTTTGAGAATTTCTCTCTCTTTTATCGGCTAAAAATGCTTCTCTATCTGAAATTCCTCTAGTCGATGTCTGTAGTTAGTCCACTATTGCTTCTTCTTTCTCTTGAATGCAACAGGATAAATAGTTTGGAATTTACAGGAAAATTATGGTGAGAAATCGCAAACTGATGTGGAGAATCAACATGGGAAGCCTTTTTCTGTTGGTACACTTCTGTCATGTTCAGGCTAATATCCTGATTTAGTGGTGAATGAATTCCTTCTGCTGACCATTGTAAATGGTATTATATTATAGGTGCAGCTGATAGCGTGCCTAGCTCCGGAGTTAGCTCGACCAACAAATCCAATTGGAAGCTCAAGTAACAATTCTTCAGAAAATGTTTGAGATTACATGCTATGGTTTGTAGTAAAAACATCTTATTCCACATTGTCTGTATTTTAAGGTCGGTCGTCACTATCGCTTTGACATTACTTACAAGCTCACAAGCAATACTCATTGTGTGGTCCAAAAGAGCTGGGAAATATGATTACAGTGTAACAACAGCCAACTTCTCGGTTAGTGTCCATTTGCTGCAATCAGTTCTACGTGCACGTTACGTTTCGGTTGGATATTCATTTCATACAATGAGAAAGAACTGGCAGCTCCCGTGTCATCATATATACCTTACTTTTTAACTTGCTAGGTGGAGGCTTTAAAATGCACACTGTCACTTGCAGCACTGGTTAGAATATGGAAAAGTCATGGTGTTACAGCGGATAATACGTAAGCTTTGGTCTACTATTACATCCTGTTTATGGTGTTACTCCACAGGAACAGCGATTATCTTTCTTATTTAGGGATGAATATTTTAGTTGTTGTTAAAAAGGTTTGTAGGAAGTCTTATTCCATTTCAAGATTGGCCTGCTTTTATTGACTGATTGTACCCCTGTACAAACTTGCATCTGCCATCTGAACATCAGGATGTGATTGCtgctatttttatattttacacCCCTAAATCATTTATATTGACCCCCATAATGAGAAAGGATTCAGAGAACATGTGCTTTGATGATATATCTGTGGGTTATTCCATTTTACCATTCAGGAACATCACAAGGCTATCTTATGCTATGAACAGAACTCCGTATCTTGTTTATTCTCATGTTACACTATTTGCAGTAATTAGCAGCATTAAGAGCTGTCTTTGAGGGTATAGAGGTGACTCAGCATCTGTCCAAGCATGTTTTAATTGAACACTGTTACACTAACCCGCACATTTCATGTAAAATAATCGCATGAAATACTTGGAAGTGCTTTGAGGTTTCATCTGATATCCAAGCAATAATTGGTCTATTCATTTATGTGGTTGTCATTGTAATCAAGATGTATTTAGCAATAGCAAGTTTCTTTTGATCATATCCCGCCCTCGCCATTACCCTTtgcaaaggggaaaaaaaaaaagttctttgATCATATGCTCAACCACAAAATATGGTTTATATCATACTTTTGTAATTTAAACAACAGTTAAATGTAAACGTATTATTATAAAGCTGTTTTTTTATCTGAGACATATTTCTATTGATATGTTGGTCAGCATTTTAACATTTTGTACATTCTTCAGATATAATCGTCTTGATCAGAATAACATTGATTTTCACTACTGTAATTTGTTGAGAATTTAAATTGATTTTACTCTGTACATCGACTAATTGCTCTATTGATCTTATGATATTAGGTTAAGTACATCTTTTGAAGAAGTTAATGTTTATCCTATCCCTGCAATACTCTACCTTATTAAGAATTTACTACAGGTACAGAAATTCTTAGTTTCTCATTATATATTATTCTGCTTATAGAACATAATGTGCAAGTAATATTGTGTTGAAACCAGTATTACATCTTCGCATATGTGGATGCCCCTGCGTACCAGATATTGAAGAACCTGAATATCATCAGCACTGGTGTATTGTATCGCATCATTCTAAAGAAGAAGTAAGAACTTTGTTTAGCAGAAACTTAACTGTTTAAACATCTGTTGAATGATTTACGTTGATGAGTTTTTGGAACCTAGTGTAAAACCATTTAGTGTGTTTGCAGATATTGCTCATCATTATTTATGTATAACTCAAATATCTTACTAGTTACTAGTTTCCTTGAAATGTCTTAGTCGGATAATTATTGTTGTATGCATACACTTCAAGTTCCTTAAAGTATTAGAAGCTTAAAATATAATAGATTATATAAATTTTGGTTTTTTGTCATGAGAAAACTACTATGATGAATGCTCGTTCTATTCCATCTACACCAAGTAgcattttttctcttttatttaattttacaTTAGTATGAAGGTTTCACTTTTAGAAGGGAAACTTTAGTGTAATTCTTTTTAGCTAGACTCTAGGAAACTGGTTATGTTTGACATCTGCCACGGATATGTTGAAGTTAATTCTCCATGTATCTTCCGTTCTGCATTCATTTGTTTTTGTTTAAAGTTTAATGATACTTATCTTCTTTCTGCATAGTTGCTAAATGTGTATTCCCAGAGTTTACAGATGGGGAACATCTCTGTGGATAGGAAAAACTTGGTGAACCACTATGTTATGTTATCCCATTTTTACTTTATCAGCTATTTCTTAGCATTGCAGAAGGCTTGAGATGTTCTAATTTCACCTAGGCCAATGCTTTGAGATATCTTAGTTCACAAAGCCAATACCTGGAAATATCGTATTTCCACATTATCCTGTGAGATTATAATCGTTGGGGTTTGAGCAGAGACTGTTGCATACCCAATTTTAGTTGGGACCTCCATTTTGGGTGGCTAATGGGGGACATGAATTCCACTATTCTATTCCTCCCCAACTCCCCAGCCAAACATTTTCATGTAACAGAAGCTCAGTGTTTGCTAACTTTGGTCACTCTTGATTCTTTGTTACAGGTTAAGTGAAATTCAGTGGGCAGCTTTTATTCTCTTATGTGCAGGATGCACGACAGCACAACTAAACTCTACGTAAGCATAATAAACTTGCCGAATCACAGTCTATGTCGCCTTATTGATATATATTATATAGTTTTGATTTTTTTACCTTTAATTATTCTATTCTGTCATCATGTTTTTCTTGATAATTTTATGTTTCTTGATTTGTATTTTCAATTCTATCACTCATGCAGTTCTGATCGTGTTCTTCAAACTCCATTTCAAGGTTGGGTAATGGCTATTGTGAGTCTCGAACC
The window above is part of the Musa acuminata AAA Group cultivar baxijiao chromosome BXJ1-1, Cavendish_Baxijiao_AAA, whole genome shotgun sequence genome. Proteins encoded here:
- the LOC135672117 gene encoding CMP-sialic acid transporter 2-like — translated: MEYRRIKDQENYGEKSQTDVENQHGKPFSVGAADSVPSSGVSSTNKSNWKLKSVVTIALTLLTSSQAILIVWSKRAGKYDYSVTTANFSVEALKCTLSLAALVRIWKSHGVTADNTLSTSFEEVNVYPIPAILYLIKNLLQYYIFAYVDAPAYQILKNLNIISTGVLYRIILKKKLSEIQWAAFILLCAGCTTAQLNSTSDRVLQTPFQGWVMAIVMALLSGFAGVYTEAIIKKRPSRNINVQNFWLYVFGMIFNLVAICIQDYDEVMNKGFFHGYSFITVCMVLNHALSGIAVSMVMKYADNIVKVYSTSVAMLLTAVVSVFLFGFHLSLAFFLGSTVVSVSVYLHSIGKPQP